One segment of Meriones unguiculatus strain TT.TT164.6M chromosome 3, Bangor_MerUng_6.1, whole genome shotgun sequence DNA contains the following:
- the Brix1 gene encoding ribosome biogenesis protein BRX1 homolog — MAATKRKRRGGLEVQAKKPKRSQKVAGQPATVAKEVEEEDRDRIPGPVCKGKWKNKERILIFSSRGINFRTRHLMQDLRMLMPHSKADTKMDRKDKLFVINEVCEMKNCNKCIYFEAKKKQDLYMWLSNSPHGPSAKFLVQNIHTLAELKMTGNCLKGSRPLLSFDPAFDELPHYALLKELLIQIFSTPRYHPKSQPFVDHVFTFTILDNRIWFRNFQIIEEDAALVEIGPRFVLNLIKIFQGSFGGPTLYENPHYQSPNMHRRVMRSITAAKYREKQQVKDVQKLRKKEPKTILPHDPTEDVFVIPAEEKPVEIQWVKPEPKVDLTARKRRIYKRHRKLQQKMSRGSAK; from the exons atggcggcaaccaAAAGGAAGCGGCGTGGTGGCTTGGAGGTCCAGGCAAAGAAGCCGAAAAGGAGCCAGAAAGTGGCTGGGCAGCCAGCAACTGTGGCGAAAGAAGTGGAGGAAGAAGATAGAGATCGTATTCCAGGGCCCGTTTGCAAG gGCAAATGGAAGAATAAGGAGCGGATCCTCATCTTTTCTTCCAGAGGAATAAATTTCAGAACAAGACACTTAATGCAAGACTTAAGAATGTTGATGCCTCATTCTAAAGCAG atactAAAATGGATCGTAAAGATAAATTATTTGTGATAAATGAG gtctgtgAAATGAAAAACTGCAATAAGTGTATCTACTTTGAAGCTAAGAAAAAACAGGATCTCTATATGTG GCTTTCAAATTCACCTCATGGGCCATCTGCCAAATTCTTGGTTCAAAACA TTCATACCCTGGCTGAACTAAAGATGACTGGAAACTGCCTGAAGGGTTCTCGTCCTCTTTTGTCTTTCGACCCT gcCTTTGATGAATTACCACATTATGCTTTGTTAAAAGAACTCTTAATTCAG ATCTTTAGTACACCACGGTATCATCCCAAGAGCCAGCCATTTGTGGACCACGTGTTTACATTCACCATTCTGGATAACAGGATATGGTTTCGGAACTTTCAG aTTATAGAAGAAGATGCTGCTCTAGTGGAAATAGGACCTCGTTTCGTCTTAAATCTCATAAAGATTTTTCAGGGGAGCTTTGGAGGACCAACTTTATATGAAAATCCTCATTACCAGTCTCCAAACATG CATCGGCGTGTCATGAGGTCCATCACAGCTGCAAAGTACAGAGAGAAACAGCAAGTCAAAGATGTtcagaaactgaggaagaaagaaCCAAAGACTATTCTCCCACATGATCCCACTGAAGATGTTTTTGTCATACCAGCAGAGGAAAAACCAGTGGAAATACAGTGGGTGAAACCAGAGCCCAAAGTTGATCTAACAGCAAGAAAGAGAAGGATTTACAAAAGGCATCGAAAGTTGCAGCAGAAGATGAGCAGAGGGAGTGCAAAGTGA
- the Rad1 gene encoding cell cycle checkpoint protein RAD1 — MPLLTQHVEHEDEPYCLVASLDNVRNLSTVLKAIHFKDHATCFATKNGIKVTVENAKCVQANAFIQAEVFQEFIIQEDSVTFRINLTILLDCLSIFGSSPTPGTLTALRMCYQGYGHPLMLFLEEGGVVTVCKINTQEPEDTLDFDFCSTNVMSKIILQSEGLREAFSELDMTSDVLQITVSPNKPYFRLSTFGNAGSSHLDYPKDSDLMEAFHCNETQINRYKLSLLKPSTKALALSCKVSIRTDNRGFLSLQYMIRNEDGQICFVEYYCCPDEEVPES; from the exons ATGCCTCTCCTAACCCAGCACGTTGAGCACGAGGACGAACCGTACTGCTTGGTGGCCAGCCTTGACAACGTTAGGAATCTGTCCACTGTCCTGAAAGCCATTCATTTCAAAGATCACGCCACGTGTTTTGCTACTAAAAATGGAATCAAGGTTACAGTGGAAAATGCAAAGTGTGTGCAAGCAAATGCCTTTATTCAG GCTGAAGTGTTTCAAGAATTTATCATTCAAGAGGACTCTGTTACGTTTCGAATTAACTTAACTATCCTTTTAGACTGTTTATCTATTTTTGGATCAAGTCCTACACCAG GGACTTTAACTGCACTTCGGATGTGTTACCAAGGTTATGGTCACCCTTTGATGCTGTTTCTAGAAGAAGGGGGAGTGGTGACAGTCTGCAAGATTAACACTCAGGAACCTGAAGACACTCTGGATTTTGATTTCTGTAGCACCAATGTTATGAGTAAAATTATCCTGCAGTCAGAGGGGCTCCGTGAAGCATTTTCTGAGTTGGACATGACAAGTGATGTCTTACAGATCACCGTGTCCCCCAACAAACCCTATTTCAG GTTATCTACTTTTGGAAATGCAGGAAGCTCCCACCTTGACTATCCTAAAGATTCTGACTTGATGGAAGCATTTCACTGTAATGAGACCCAGATCAACAG ATACAAACTTTCTTTACTGAAGCCCTCTACAAAGGCGTTAGCTTTATCTTGTAAAGTGTCTATTCGGACAGATAATCGAGGATTCCTCTCATTACAGTACATGATTAGAAATGAAGATGGGCAAATATGTTTTGTGGAATATTACTGCTGCCCCGATGAAGAAGTTCCTGAGTCTTGA